Proteins from one Podospora pseudoanserina strain CBS 124.78 chromosome 1, whole genome shotgun sequence genomic window:
- a CDS encoding hypothetical protein (COG:Z; EggNog:ENOG503NXJ0): MATTITSTTSTYNTTTRHTLSRRNNGRGGLSSISTPNLNQVYNAHSTTATRLGPPVPQLLSRKGSVAALTQNSLASIPDDSEAYAYNQVLASENINIMPSPLTPGRLGGAAGGEDVQVGDVIDVPGNMTGTIRFIGPVTGRKGTFVGVELHPDFAGRGKNSGDVDSVFYFRTKDPNTGIFLPISKAVKREPPPIMPTNSYPLTPASGGGLKVGTQYSTNFTPPTPGVPKFSQSVGPGRATSPVGKKPTRPSLPRPESPVRRLQMTPAPRPSIGAPAPPRYGSPTPNKFAQSVRGTAGDPSKRLPAHQRKGSVGPRSVSVLGVSSSSYQAHHLSEEDAGPVGIQRTQTNGSAGSGFSLTVRPASRAASRIGSHAVNNEEVERLKAELEDRERQLKEQAATLMEMESSLTELQGLIEGSEGQMQAGRRNSLDDKDANTLRAVLREKNEKIAMLTAEFDAHRADFRSTIDTLEMASTETERVYEKKIEELMQEIQELQDRTADVDTVANQLKQLEELVQELEEGLEDARRGEAEARGEVEFLRGEVERTRSELRREREKAQFATNGLARGGGGATSKELEQKEDEIRGLKAIIHSLSRDAVPNGGENGVVGAGAGAAQRSGSVRSHQGESIDDRLSREKLEREVAELRALVESKSTREETLERELETLRRSAVNSGAAGHRGSAATMTAGSGNDRNSYRDSRGTVVLAPRSPEHKPAGGVGKHSRGNTLDTMPESDSYSTATGDSTLWCEICETAGHDILTCTNVFPDQQLHHQTRDSSKTPDGGEGVSGLGTMTEDVKLPAPLSPVKAAKSSAVTTAVTAAADEEQQQPTSAVSAMEKPIRVNKEAVLGSEEPTASMEGGVVDEPMWCALCEKTGHDSISCPDEQF, translated from the exons atggccaccaccatcaccagcacaacttcaacatacaacaccaccacccgccacACCTTGTCTAGGAGAAATAACGGTCGCGGCGGTCTCTCGTCCATTTCGActcccaacctcaaccaggTCTACAACGCACACTCGACCACGGCGACGCGCCTCGGCCCGCCCGTGCCCCAGTTGCTCTCGCGCAAAGGCTCCGTCGCCGCCCTGACGCAGAACTCGCTGGCCAGCATTCCGGATGATAGTGAAGCCTACGCCTACAACCAGGTTCTGGCCAGCgaaaacatcaacatcatgccGTCCCCGCTTACCCCCGGCCGCCTTGGGGGTGCCgccggtggagaggatgtcCAGGTGGGCGATGTCATCGATGTGCCAGGCAACATGACGGGCACCATCCGCTTCATCGGTCCCGTCACAGGTCGCAAGGGCACTTTTGTTGGTGTCGAGCTGCATCCCGACTTTGCAGGCCGCGGCAAGAACAGCGGTGATGTCGACAG TGTTTTCTATTTCAGAACCAAGGATCCAAACACGGGCATCTTTCTTCCCATTTCCAAAGCCGTCAAACgagaaccaccacccatcatgCCGACGAATTCGTATCCTCTCACCCCGGCCAGCGGCGGAGGTCTGAAGGTCGGAACTCAGTACTCGACAAACTTTACGCCACCGACTCCTGGTGTGCCGAAATTCAGCCAGTCCGTCGGCCCAGGCCGTGCCACGAGCCCTGTCGGCAAGAAGCCTACGCGCCCGTCGCTGCCGCGTCCAGAGTCGCCTGTGAGAAGGCTGCAGATGACGCCGGCGCCGAGACCCTCGATCGGGGCACCCGCTCCCCCACGATACGGCAGCCCGACGCCGAACAAGTTTGCCCAGAGTGTTCGCGGCACGGCGGGTGACCCGAGCAAGCGACTTCCTGCTCATCAGCGGAAAGGTAGCGTCGGACCGCGAAGTGTTTCTGTGCTTGGggtgtcgtcttcgtcgtaTCAGGCCCATCACTtgagtgaggaggatgcgggACCGGTTGGCATTCAGAGGACGCAGACTAATGGGAGCGCTGGGTCTGGCTTCAGCCTCACGGTGAGGCCAGCCTCACGGGCTGCGTCTAGAATCGGGAGTCACGCCGTCAAcaatgaggaggtggagcgtctcaaggccgagctggaggatcGGGAGCGGCAGCTTAAGGAACAGGCGGCCACgctgatggagatggagagcaGCTTGACGGAGCTGCAGGGGTTGATTGAGGGTTCCGAAGGGCAGATGCAAGCCGGACGGCGAAACAGTCTGGACGACAAGGATGCCAATACGCTACGGGCGGTGCTGAGAGAAAAGAATGAAAAGATTGCCATGTTGACGGCCGAGTTTGACGCTCATCGAGCCGACTTTCGGAGCACTATTGACAcgctggagatggcgagcACCGAGACGGAGAGGGTGtatgagaagaagattgaggagctgaTGCAGGAGATTCAGGAGCTGCAGGACAGGACGGCGGACGTGGATACTGTGGCTAACCAGCTGAAGcagttggaggagctggtgcaagagctggaggaagggttggaggatgcgaggaggggggaggcggaggcgaggggggaggttgagtttTTGAGGggcgaggtggagaggacgaggtcggagctgaggagggagagggagaaggcgcAGTTTGCTACGAATGGGTTGGCgcgggggggtggaggggcgaCGAGCAAGGAGTTGGAACAGAAGGAAGATGAGATTAGGGGACTCAAGGCGATTATTCATTCGTTGAGCAGGGATGCTGTTCCGAACGGCGGGGAgaatggggtggtgggtgcgGGTGCGGGTGCTGCTCAGCGGTCTGGATCTGTCAGATCACACCAAGGGGAGTCGATTGATGATCGGTTGAGCAGGGAGAAattggagagggaggttgcCGAGCTCAGGGCCTTGGTGGAGAGCAAGAGCACGAGGGAGGAGAcgctggagagggagctggagacgttgaggaggagcgcggTGAACTCGGGAGCGGCAGGGCATCGCGGGAGTGCGGCCACCATGACTGCTGGCAGTGGAAACGACAGGAATTCTTACCGGGACTCTCGCGGGACTGTTGTGCTGGCTCCCCGAAGCCCGGAGCATAAGCctgctggtggtgtcggTAAGCACAGCAGAGGAAACACGCTGGACACGATGCCCGAAAGCGACTCTTATAGCACGGCCACGGGGGATAGTACCCTCTGGTGCGAAATCTGCGAGACGGCCGGGCATGACATTTTGACGTGTACCAACGTCTTTCCTGATCAACAGTTGCATCATCAGACGAgggacagcagcaagacgcctgatgggggggagggtgtgtcTGGTCTTGGGACCATGACTGAGGATGTGAAGCTTCCTGCGCCGCTGAGCCCggtcaaggctgccaagagCAGTGCTGTTACTACTGCTgtcactgctgctgctgatgaggagcagcagcagcctacCAGTGCGGTGTCGGCGATGGAGAAGCCGATTAGGGTCAATAAGGAGGCGGTTTTGGGGTCGGAGGAGCCGACGGCTAGcatggaggggggtgtggtggatgAGCCGATGTGGTGCGCGCTTTGTGAGAAGACCGGACATGACAGTATTAGTTGTCCTGATGAGCAGttttga
- a CDS encoding hypothetical protein (EggNog:ENOG503P279), whose product MEWLSSLMTTDKAIKGALIIHGVALVGTVLLALDQWRSECETKPPQPKPQYITQDTEDALKLTTLDTLLGHYNHAIRETAVKIVCDRAVNDKDTFEQLLWGITRPNYDERLKNLRALAVITDPHSLDKLHTWKAYAALVRCLELSLDPDQEVLNNDDWDEYPLRDMTDKLCLMFISQLVGTFDCEKLIKAKFVEKWLSKQNWGTTEEERHQNLAAYLRSKTNRLAEIISCIRQSPAGREALQKCGLFPYPDTEESEADDDDTHLVERLSVLFPETLDVNSLDANHPTRVLLRSFQTTPGSEEQRDRNQRHREAMVLNDGSHPITSDDIIQRDPTSPP is encoded by the exons atggaaTGGCTCTCCTCCCTTATGACCACCGATAAGGCCATCAAAGGGGCCTTGATCATACACGGTGTTGCTCTCGTCGGGACAGTGCTGCTTGCGCTTGATCAATGGCGCTCAGAGTGCgaaacaaaaccaccacaacccaagCCGCAGTACATCACCCAGGACACCGAGGACGCCCTGAAACTGACCACCCTGGATACTTTGCTCGGTCACTACAACCACGCCATTCGTGAGACGGCTGTCAAGATCGTATGTGACAGAGCCGTCAACGACAAGGACACCTTCGAACAGCTCCTCTGGGGCATCACCCGTCCCAACTACGACGAGCGCCTGAAGAATCTCCGAGCTTTGGCAGTGATTACCGATCCGC ACTCCTTGGATAAACTTCACACATGGAAGGCCTACGCAGCTCTCGTCCGGTGCCTGGAGCTATCTCTTGACCCTGACCAGGAGGTACTCAACAATGACGACTGGGACGAGTATCCTCTCCGTGACATGACAGACAAGCTCTGCCTCATGTTCATCAGCCAGCTGGTAGGCACCTTTGACTGCGAGAAACTCATCAAGGCCAAATTTGTCGAGAAGTGGCTGTCCAAGCAAAACTGGGGaaccaccgaggaggagcggcaTCAGAATCTTGCGGCCTACCTGCGCAGCAAGACCAACAGGCTTGCCGAAATCATCAGTTGCATTCGGCAGAGCCCAGCTGGCCGAGAGGCACTGCAGAAGTGCGGTCTCTTTCCGTATCCCGACACGGAAGAGAGCGAAGCAGACGATGACGACACGCACTTGGTGGAACGATTAAGCGTTTTGTTCCCGGAAACTCTCGATGTTAACAGTTTGGACGCGAACCATCCTACTAGGGTGTTGTTGCGTTCGTTCCAAACCACGCCAGGGAGTGAAGAACAGCGCGACCGGAACCAGAGGCACAGGGAGGCAATGGTGCTGAATGATGGGAGCCATCCGATCACGAGTGATGATATCATCCAGCGGGATCCGACATCGCCTCCGTGA
- the ENV7 gene encoding Serine/threonine-protein kinase env7 (BUSCO:EOG09263OAE; COG:I; COG:K; COG:T; EggNog:ENOG503NXKW) has translation MSQILLDLLHPLLTSCLPCLPGTPTLKINSRSLKILRLLGEGGFSYVYLVQSLSPPNHELYALKKIRCPFGAESVAQAMKEVEAYKIFGSTPGIIHSVDYSIATERGGGEESKTVYVLLPYYKRGNLQDMINANLVNHSKFPERKLMGLFLGVCRALRGMHVYQGGGGAGGHEEMVVPGRKRGGKNTVNGGADVDDEQEQGRSLLTEDERVTQARETGGKRRSYAHRDIKPGNIMISDSGDEPILMDLGSVAESPLPITSRSLAIATQDTAAEHSTMPYRAPELFDVKTGTVVDTKVDIWSMGCTLYACLVGKSPFEMRSDETGGSLSICVLSGDWRFPDEGPGAKKNKGKGPVSPGGTTAAAAAATEEEGISEPIREVVRRCLRVEPSERPDIDELIEMVERVLEVLPEDAA, from the exons ATGTCCCAAAtactcctcgacctcctccaccccctcctcacctcttGCCTCCCCTGCCTCCCGGGAACCCCCACCCTCAAGATCAACTCCCGCTCCCTCAAgatcctccgcctcctcggcgaAGGCGGCTTCTCCTACGTCTACCTGGTCCagtccctctcccctccaaaCCACGAGCTCTACGCCCTCAAGAAAATCCGCTGCCCCTTCGGCGCCGAATCCGTCGCCCAAGCCATGAAGGAGGTCGAGGCCTACAAGATATTCGGCTCAACCCCCGGCATCATTCACAGCGTCGATTACTCCATCGCCACCGAGcgcggcggcggggaggagagcaagaCGGTTTATGTCTTGCTGCCGTATTACAAGCGGGGGAATCTGCAGGACATGATTAATGCTAATTTGGTGAATCATTCCAAGTTTCCTGAACGGAAGctgatggggttgtttttgggggtcTGTAGGGCGCTGAGGGGGATGCATGTTTAccagggcggtggcggggcAGGGGGGCACGAAGAGATGGTTGTGCCGGGGAGGAAACGAGGGGGCAAGAATACGGTGAACGGGGGGGCGGATGTGGACGAtgagcaggagcaggggaggagcttgctgacggaggatgagagggtCACGCAGGCCAGGGAGacgggggggaagaggaggagttaTGCTCATAGGGATATCAAGCCCG GAAACATCATGATCTCCGACTCGGGGGATGAACCGATCCTCATGGACCTCGGTTCGGTGGCTGAATCCCCTCTCCCAATCACCTCCCGCTCGTTGGCCATTGCAACGCAGGATACTGCTGCGGAGCATAGCACCATGCCTTACCGGGCTCCGGAACTGTTTGATGTCAAGACGGGGACGGTGGTTGACACAAAGGTTGATATTTGGAGCATGGGGTGCACGCTGTATGCGTGTTTGGTGGGGAAATCGCCGTTTGAGATGAGGTCGGATGAGACGGGGGGGTCGCTGAGTATTTGTGTGCTGAGTGGGGATTGGAGGTTTCCAGATGAGGGGCcgggggcgaagaagaaTAAGGGGAAGGGGCCGGTTTCTCCTGGGGGcacaacggcggcggcggcggctgcgacagaagaggaggggattAGTGAGCCGATacgggaggtggtgaggaggtgtttgagggtTGAGCCGAGTGAGAGGCCGGACATTGATGAGCTGattgagatggtggagcGGGTTTTGGAGGTGCTGCCTGAGGATGCTGCTTAG
- the TRM82 gene encoding tRNA (guanine-N(7)-)-methyltransferase non-catalytic subunit trm82 (BUSCO:EOG092632TF; COG:J; EggNog:ENOG503NW8P) yields the protein MIVPYHLLQASGSVIFAAQGVDILSFNTSMEHLSTWKYPVKATETPSEPAADAEASATVEAPPTPEGPPAKRRRTENDEKEAQAGDAGTPNSTNGQKKGRFHNKPQPVNLSNEKPFINCLLATANGSHVIAATGSDKTIWVFEHDGSGNLKQLSQRAMPKRPCSLTLTTDQKTILSADKFGDVYALPLLPSAEPTLPPTVQSLPSRSATPASAPIPFKPQANDKTVHTKRNLKALENQKISMELSLKAAAEKSAEESQPAFEHTLLLGHVSMLTAITVAPGIGATGEKREWIITADRDEHVRVSRGIPQAYFIEGFCLGHEDFVSRLCVVPGREELLVSGGGDDDVFLWRWKEKKLLGRANILEEIKNTIEPELTKVAVSRLKGFSLASGETVVAVICEKIPAVVLFTLVEDTLKHTATYSLKEQGVPLDVELLPNDNLLVSIDTTEGKPDAAAPFLVLTRNSPDSWDQKPVVDVPAGETELNGEEMQKLLYTTESLRKMSDFD from the exons ATGATTGTCCCCTATCATCTTCTTCAGGCCTCGGGCAGCGTAATTTTTGCTGCCCAGGGGGTTGAtatcctctccttcaacacctctATGGAGCACCTCTCAACCTGGAAGTATCCAGTGAAAGCCACTGAGACCCCAAGTGAACCTGCTGCCGATGCTGAAGCCTCTGCCACTGTTGAGGCCCCTCCAACGCCAGAAGGTCCCCCGGCCAAGCGTAGGAGAACAGAGAATGATGAAAAGGAGGCCCAGGCTGGCGATGCCGGCACCCCCAACTCAACCAACGGTCAAAAGAAGGGCAGGTTTCACAACAAGCCACAACCCGTCAACCTATCGAACGAGAAGCCTTTCATCAACTGCCTCCTCGCCACTGCCAATGGCAGTCATGTAATCGCCGCTACTGGCTCCGACAAGACGATCTGGGTATTCGAGCACGATGGTTCCGGGAATCTCAAGCAACTCAGCCAGAG AGCCATGCCAAAACGCCCCtgctccctcaccctcaccaccgaccaAAAGACAATCCTCTCCGCCGACAAATTCGGAGACGTCtacgccctccccctcctcccatccgcagaacccaccctccccccaacagTCCAatcactcccctcccgcaGCGCCACCCCTGCCTCGGCACCTATCCCCTTCAAGCCCCAAGCCAACGACAAGACAGTCCACACCAAGCGCAACCTCAAGGCTCTCGAGAACCAAAAGATTTCCATGGAACTCTCCCTcaaagccgccgccgagaaaTCCGCCGAGGAATCCCAGCCTGCGTTTGAGCACACCTTGCTGTTGGGTCATGTCTCCATGCTCACAGCCATCACCGTCGCCCCTGGAATCGGCGCGACAGGCGAGAAAAGAGAATGGATCATCACCGCCGACAGAGACGAGCACGTCCGTGTCTCGCGGGGGATTCCCCAGGCTTATTTCATTGAGGGGTTCTGCCTTGGGCACGAGGATTTTGTCAGCAGGTTATGTGTCGTCCCTGGCCGGGAAGAGCTGCTTGTTtcgggtggtggggatgatgatgtttttctatggaggtggaaggagaagaagctgcttGGGAGGGCGAATATTCTTGAAGAGATCAAGAATACTATTGAGCCTGAGCTGACAAAGGTTGCTGTTTCGAGACTGAAGGGGTTTTCTCTTGCCTCTGGGGAAACAGTGGTAGCTGTCATCTGCGAGAA AATCCCCGCTGTGGTTCTTTTCACACTTGTAGAAGACACGCTTAAGCACACTGCTACCTACTCCCTCAAGGAGCAAGGTGTCCCGCTAGACGTCGAGCTTCTACCCaacgacaacctcctcgtgAGTATCGACACAACCGAGGGGAAGCCTGACGCGGCGGCACCCTTCCTGGTCTTGACCAGGAATAGCCCCGACTCGTGGGATCAGAAGCCTGTCGTGGATGTCCCGGCCGGAGAGACAGAGCTCAACGGGGAGGAGATGCAAAAGTTGCTGTATACTACCGAGTCGCTAAGGAAGATGAGCGATTTTGATTGA
- the NOP14 gene encoding nucleolar complex protein 14 (EggNog:ENOG503NX37; COG:J; BUSCO:EOG092620IA), which translates to MAGSQLKRLKASLKDQGIIGPQKSKKQKRQNAQDAKASNEKRIQRHEALASIREQFNPFQFKTNARGPKFEVTTNKPVSSREAMGISGRPGLTKAKGEERRRETILVEMQRRNKVGGLIDRRFGEDDPNMSLEDKMIERYTREQQRSHKKHSAFDLEDDEEMGGLTHMGKPLFDSDDAPKYLKDDFEEDVGSGDEPEGSQTDRRALKRQRLEGALEAVGEQEEGQPERKKSKKEIYEEIIAKSKLHKELRQEAKEEDNELRAEIDEAMRDLRPLLFDRIKPPAKSNKPTLVIAGKDQATLDREYDIQVKRMASDKRAAPTDKMKTEEEKAAEEANRLKKLEEDRLKRMRGEKVSDDEQESDDENKQGGDDDFDAMDVEDADEFGLGQGIAGKAKKYRPTATELGFDDEDDFLIDDDLVASGSELEFDSGDEGEESDEDEESGSDSGSEEEDSDDDEFTKGLLTESEAKQGIFRLPTNNTKGSDENGVPYTFPCPQTHDELLEIFKGIDVKQLPVATQRIRALHHPKLASDNKERLGNFAQALVRHVNYLGNQYQPTWAAALEGLTRHIHSLAKSFPIEVAKGYRSIIQEMEQSRPLALTVGDLITLTGAGTTFPTSDHFHQVVTPAMIVIARYLGQKIPQSLSDYATGTFLAILALQYQQFSKRYVPEVMNFTLNTLCALAPSARAFTPNTIGFFPIHDPPAGTRLPTSLPADASVARKLAFSDCLPSNQPSLELKLSLFTTTLSLLTSASTLWSQTSSFTETFSPALPILSSIPKSLSPAIQSLQQHLTRLLQISRLSRRPLELHHHRPLAIRTYIPKFEDSFDPNKHYDPDRERAELAKLKKEHKRERKGALRELRKDNAFMARENLRVKKEKDAAYEKKYKRLVAEIQGTEGQAANAYEREKALRKKKR; encoded by the coding sequence ATGGCCGGCTCACAGTTGAAGAGGCTTAAGGCCTCCCTGAAGGACCAAGGAATTATCGGTCCCCAGAAAtccaagaagcagaagcgcCAAAATGCCCAAGATGCCAAGGCGTCCAACGAGAAGCGCATCCAGCGACATGAGGCCCTGGCCAGCATCCGCGAGCagttcaaccccttccagTTCAAGACGAATGCCAGAGGCCCCAAGTTTGAGGTtaccaccaacaagcccgTCAGCAGCAGGGAGGCTATGGGTATCAGCGGTCGACCCGGGTTGACTAAGGCGAAAGGCGAGGAGAGACGGCGTGAGACTATCCTTGTTGAGATGCAGCGGAGGAACAAGGTCGGCGGTCTGATCGATAGACGTTTCGGTGAAGACGATCCCAACATGTCGCTCGAGGACAAGATGATCGAAAGATATACCCGCGAACAGCAACGGTCTCACAAGAAGCATTCTGCGTTCGACttggaagacgatgaggaaaTGGGAGGACTTACTCACATGGGCAAGCCGCTTTTCGACAGTGATGACGCTCCGAAGTATCTTAAAGACgactttgaggaggatgttggtTCAGGCGATGAACCCGAAGGTTCGCAGACCGATAGGCGTGCACTGAAGAGGCAGCGCCTAGAGGGAGCTCTCGAGGCCGTGGGCGAACAGGAGGAAGGGCAaccagaaagaaagaaaagcaagAAGGAAATTTACGAGGAAATTATCGCCAAGTCCAAGCTTCACAAAGAGTTGCGACAGGAGGCTAAAGAGGAGGATAACGAGCTCAGAGCTGAAATTGATGAGGCCATGAGGGATCTGCGACCACTACTCTTCGACAGGATAAAGCCACCTGCCAAAAGTAACAAGCCCACTCTTGTGATTGCTGGAAAGGATCAGGCTACCCTTGACAGGGAGTACGATATCCAGGTGAAGCGGATGGCGTCCGACAAGCGCGCGGCGCCTACTGATAAGATGAAGacggaagaagagaaggcaGCAGAGGAAGCGAACAGGCTaaagaagctcgaggaggaccGCCTGAAGCGTATGCGCGGAGAGAAGGTTTCAGATGACGAACAGGAGAGCGATGACGAGAACAAGCAGGGCGGAGATGACGATTTCGATGCCATGGATGTTGAGGACGCGGATGAGTTTGGGCTCGGGCAGGGAATTGCTGGAAAGGCCAAAAAATACCGACCGACCGCGACCGAGCTGGGAttcgacgacgaggacgatttcctcattgatgatgatttggtCGCCAGCGGTTCAGAGCTGGAGTTCGACAGTGGTgacgagggtgaggagagcgacgaggacgaagagtCAGGTTCTGACTCTGGCTctgaggaagaagacagcGATGATGACGAGTTCACCAAGGGATTATTAACAGAATCCGAGGCGAAACAAGGCATCTTTCGGTTacccaccaacaacaccaaaggCTCCGATGAGAATGGTGTCCCATACACCTTCCCCTGTCCCCAGACCCAcgacgagctcctcgagATCTTCAAGGGCATCGACGTGAAACAGCTCCCGGTCGCCACCCAACGCATCAGagccctccaccacccaaaactCGCCAGCGACAACAAGGAGCGCCTCGGTAACTTTGCACAGGCCCTCGTTCGTCACGTCAACTACCTCGGAAACCAGTACCAGCCTACCTGGGCCGCGGCTCTGGAAGGCCTGACAAGACACATCCACTCCCTAGCCAAGAGCTTCCCCATCGAAGTCGCCAAGGGCTATCGTTCTATCATCCAAGAGATGGAGCAGTCCCGCCCTCTGGCCCTCACAGTCGGCGACCTGATCACTCTCACCGGAGCAGGCACCACCTTCCCTACGTCGGACCACTTCCACCAGGTTGTCACCCCAGCCATGATCGTCATCGCGAGGTATCTCGGCCAAAAGATCCCGCAATCCCTCTCCGACTACGCCACCGGCACGTTCCTGGCCATCCTTGCCCTCCAATATCAGCAATTCTCCAAGCGCTACGTACCAGAGGTTATGAActtcaccctcaacaccctctgcGCCTTGGCCCCCTCAGCCAGGGCCTTTACCCCCAACACAATCGGGTTCTTCCCCATCCACGACCCCCCCGCTGGTACTCGCCTTCCTACATCCCTTCCCGCCGACGCCTCCGTAGCAAGAAAACTCGCCTTTTCCGACTGCCTCCCTTCTAACCAACCCTCCTTGGAGCTCAAATtatccctcttcaccaccaccctctccctcctcaccagcgcctccaccctctggtcccaaacctcctccttTACCGaaaccttctcccccgcccttcccatcctttcCTCCATTCCCAAATCTCTTTCTCCTGCCATCCAGtccctccagcagcacctcaCCCGTCTGTTGCAGATCTCCCGCCTCTCCCGCCGCCCACTAGAactgcaccaccaccgtcccctgGCGATAAGGACCTACATCCCCAAGTTTGAAGATTCGTTTGACCCGAACAAGCACTACGATCCTGATCGTGAGAGGGCGGAGCTGGCcaagttgaagaaggagcacaagcgggagaggaagggtgCGCTGAGGGAGCTGAGGAAGGACAATGCTTttatggcgagggagaacTTAcgggtgaagaaggagaaggacgcGGCGTACGAGAAGAAGTATaagaggttggtggcggAGATTCAGGGGACCGAGGGGCAGGCGGCGAATGCGtatgagagggagaaggctctcaggaagaagaagaggtag
- the URH1 gene encoding Uridine nucleosidase 1 (EggNog:ENOG503NY3R; BUSCO:EOG09262WQX; COG:F), which produces MSDTRIPVWLDCDPGHDDTFAILLAAYHPAIRILGVSTVFGNASLEKTTHNATSILTAISQSASIPVYIGASKALFRPPMHPPTDIHGETGLDGTKLLPPPAVPPVATIPAIDAAYEALKSTPRGTAWVVATGSFTNAAALFMKYPELIQHVAGLSLMGGAIGNGFTAAVLGTVDGVPRVGNWTQFAEFNILADPEAAAFLLTHGELSKKTTLIPLDVTHLCLTTAQVQELILYGPEGRKEGMVPGRGKTELRQMLVELLLFFAKTYADVFGITEGPPLHDPLAVAAVLSGLDEKGGHKIPFYEHDPSVGVSMEGKGERYEVSVATEGSYEDAKAGARTGQVTARLLPPGEEGVRIPRGLDLGVFWRVLEECISRADEANERARAVKQEAGVPTA; this is translated from the exons ATGAGCGACACCCGCATCCCCGTCTGGCTGGACTGTGATCCAGGACACGAT GACAccttcgccatcctcctcgcagcCTACCACCCCGCCATCCGCATCCTGGGGGTATCAACCGTTTTCGGCAACGCCTCTTTAGAAAAAACAACCCACAACGCCACGTCCATCCTGACGGCAATCTCCCAGTCAGCCTCCATACCCGTCTACATCGGCGCCTCCAAAGCCCTCTTCCGGCCACCCATGCACCCACCGACGGACATCCACGGCGAAACCGGCCTCGACGGGACAaagctcctccccccaccgGCTGTCCCTCCCGTGGCTACCATCCCGGCCATCGACGCGGCATACGAAGCTCTCAAATCCACCCCCCGGGGGACAGCTTGGGTGGTGGCCACGGGGAGTTTTACCAACGCGGCGGCATTGTTTATGAAGTACCCTGAACTCATCCAGCACGTTGCCGGGCTGTCGTTGATGGGAGGCGCGATAGGAAACGGGTTCACGGCCGCGGTCTTGGGGACCGTTGATGGAGTGCCGAGGGTGGGGAACTGGACTCAGTTTGCGGAGTTCAACATCCTTGCCGACCCTGAGGCGGCGGCGTTCCTGCTGACGCATGGGGAGCTGTCCAAGAAGACGACGCTGATCCCGTTGGATGTCACGCACCTgtgcctcaccaccgcccaggTTCAGGAACTGATCTTGTACGGACCCGAGGGACGCAAAGAGGGGATGGTGCCCGGGAGGGGCAAGACGGAATTGAGGCAGATGCTCGTCGAGCTGCTCTTATTTTTTGCGAAAACCTACGCCGACGTCTTCGGCATAACCGAAGGCCCGCCGCTGCACGACCCCTTGGCTGTTGCGGCGGTACTATCTGGGCTGGACGAAAAAGGGGGGCATAAAATCCCATTTTATGAGCATGACCCCTCTGTGGGGGTGAGCatggagggaaagggggagaggtacGAGGTAAGTGTCGCCACAGAGGGTAGCTACGAAGATGCCAAAGCTGGTGCGAGGACGGGCCAGGTCACCGCGAGATTGCTACCCccaggcgaggaaggggtgagGATACCTAGGGGGTTGGACTTGGGGGTTTtttggagggtgttggaggagtgtATCTCTAGGGCGGACGAGGCGAATGAGAGGGCCAGGGCTGTGAAGCAAGAGGCCGGGGTTCCTACTGCTTAG